In one Chitinispirillales bacterium ANBcel5 genomic region, the following are encoded:
- a CDS encoding potassium channel family protein produces MINPKMSNVHFSRLFIRLFFKLLVLTFPAWGILFFTVLMLGVLFSVTEEISFFNSLYFTFITAMTVRYGDITPDTDLGKVLSVCMGIFGIVTTGIIVAIALQALKMAYEKSNKNANREQTTGDRDRRSL; encoded by the coding sequence ATGATTAACCCAAAGATGTCGAATGTACATTTTTCCAGGTTGTTTATCAGGTTGTTTTTTAAACTGTTGGTATTGACATTCCCTGCATGGGGAATACTATTCTTTACTGTCCTTATGCTTGGGGTACTTTTTTCAGTTACTGAGGAAATTAGTTTCTTCAACAGTCTTTATTTTACATTCATTACGGCCATGACGGTAAGATATGGGGATATAACTCCAGATACCGATCTTGGTAAGGTGTTGTCTGTCTGTATGGGAATATTCGGGATTGTCACCACTGGAATTATAGTGGCCATAGCGCTTCAGGCGTTGAAAATGGCATATGAGAAAAGTAACAAAAATGCTAATCGAGAGCAAACAA